The nucleotide window TTCATCGCAGTCGGAGCAGGAGAGGAGAAAGTGTGAGACAAGCGGCACGCCAATGGCTAAAACGAAGAAGATGGACCATGAAATACCAGTCCTCCATACATTGGACTGATCCACGAAAACCCATTTGAGGCATGCATCGAAGTTCTTCAATTCAAGTCCTTCGTGGGCTATGTAGCCTGAGATTGCTCTGTCTTTTGATAGAAATGATTGCCTTTCGTCTTCCATGGTTTTGTAAGCTTTGGTTTTTCTCAAGTTAGAATCAGAAAGCAGAGGAAAACATATAGCCAAAAGAAACGGAAGACCTGTCAACTatgtatctctctctctctctcaaaataaataaaataaaataaaataaaaagcagaTCCAACAACGATTTAAACTAAACAAATCGGATTTCTCTCTAAACCAACCTAATTTGTCAGTTCtacattattttaatttatgacATAATGGTCAGTTCTACTTGAATCAAGGTTTACAAGACACCTACTTAGCAACTTTCATAAAATAATGTGTCAAAAAGTCTTATGAATTCATGATGCGCCACGTTACAATTTGAAGAATTTGGGCAACCAATTTTCAAATGTCTTAGATTAGGTTTAGGCTTCTTCTGTACACGCGTAAAAGGATTGAAAGCTaccaatgagagagagagagagagagagagctaccCATGATCTGCAGTCAACCGGTCGActgtgatttttatttgtatgatGTTCTAAATTACTATAATGTATACGGAAATGAGATGTAACTAAGGTCTTAAATATCGAGGATTTCGGAAATATCGGTGGTTCAAAAACACGGAAATATATATGGAAATATCGAGAaaatatcgatatcgataaaaattagataaaaacTACGAAAATTGTGATAAATACATGggaatttttaatgaaactttttaaaaagtttatttagtcaatcatCTATTATTTTAACACAAAagattggaaggaaatgcataGCATAGCATGTTTgagtgatttaagttgattatattgcGAGCTGACAAACTCTATGACTTAGAAAATCTagagtaattaatgaaagaaaattaaacaccctctagtaatttatttatcatttttactacaatattttacactttataagTTGCATGGTAAGATGCACGAGTAACTTTATTTCACGTTATTCACTGGACATCATGACATGGTACACgttcttatatttataatttatcaaaaattgaaaaataattaaagatgtAAACCAACTTGATTTGTCATGAAAATTAAGCACTTGATCatgcttaaaaaataatagtgaagattgaaaattaactaagaacataaataaagttatccaaagaagaattaaatagaaaataaagaaaatgattatagagatttaagtaattaagcaACAATTTGAAGGAGAATTTAGTAATGTAAGTACttataatgaataataaaataagcaaTAACATTAAATGGATTAAAtaggaaagaaataaattatattaagtaattaaatatttgatcAACAATATAGAACAATaagtaattattttatattttgagaaACAACTTGGAAGAGTTATAAATACCAGATTCGATAGATACCAATCACAAAGTGATGGCTAGCGTGGTGGCTAAGAGGCTTAGAAGTTGGAAGCGGGACAAGGGTTCGAACCCCTGTGTGCTTGCTCAAGcaaattatttcatttttgaaagttcatattgcgatattatcgataatatcgcgaTATGTTGACCAATTGCAACTGCCATTTGAACGAAAATATCGGTACCGAAATTATCGCGATATTATCGAGGAAATTATCGATAAATTGACGATATATAAATGGAAACATACTAAAATATCGCAGCCCCTAAAAAACGTTTCGGCgaaattatcgatattttGTTCACTGGATGTAACTCGTGTGTAAGGGTGGGATGGGAAAATATTGTCTTGACTAATTAGCTTAATTTTATTAgataaaaataacataaaagaGCTACTATTTTTGTGATGGGCTTTTTATACAGAATTTGTAAAAGGCAGCTTCAAAATCTGGACGCGCCAAACCTGGACAAGCCCAATGACCACACAAATTGCAGAAAGTCAAAACCAGAGCCCACAGTCTAATAGCAACTGGTGAAAAGAGGAGCCACGAGAGCTAAAATATGAACAACATATAAgacacaacaaaataaaattcatgacTTTGTATGTATTAACATAGTATCATCCTATcgttatatatttttgattTGTGTCGTGCAACTACAAAGCACCAAGCAAAAACACAGATGGCATTGGCCGTCCCCAAAATTGATGCGCAACGCAAGCCGCGCCAACTTTGCTAGACTTGCAAGACGACACAAAATACttgcaaacaaaaataagaaagataCCCCATTTGTGCCATTTTCCTCACCCTCTTAGGCGGTTGACACCTTCCCTTATACCAACTGACCGAAACCAATTCCAATTTGATTTCCATTTTCTGGCTTTTGAATTTTCGTTTCGGTCTCTGCAAAAAACCGTCGGGAATGGCAGCGGCGACTTTGTCTTCCACGGTGTTTGCAATCTCAACCTCCTGCTCTTCTTCGTCTCTCAAAGCAAGGAACTTCAAGAACTTAGCTTGCTCCACGTTTTGTTCTCAGAATCGTATTCCTTACAATCCCATTTCTGCTCGTCCATCAATTTCCAGGTATGTTTGTGTGCTACCACTTTATATGTTGAAAAAACAATCTTTAATGCTCCTATTTGTGAGAAAATGTAGAAACCTAGCATGGTTGGGTATGGGATCTAGCAAGTGGATTCATCATTTAAACTTTTGGGCCTTTTCAATGATTGGATAACAAGATTCCTCATTGGTGTTGGAATTTGTATAGAATTCGTGCAACTATTCtgcaagaagatgaagagaaagTGATAGTGGAGGAATCCTTTGAGTTCAAGGCTTCTTCTCCCTCAGATGAAGTGAAATCAAGCAGTGGGGGCCCATCAGAAAGTTCGTCTTCAAGTACTTTTGAGGGCTGGGTTATTAAATGTGAACAAACCATCAACATATTCCTTACGGTAAATCTTAACTCTTATCGAATAATTGTTCTACAGTACTAACCGTAGCTCCCATGTCGAATTGTCAAATAATTGTTATCAGGCTGTAACTTTGTTGATTCATTTTGTGCGCATAATGAATGTGCACAGTTGCAGTTTTTTATCTTCCTTGTTGACTGTTGGGCATGATGCTTGAATGAGCTTAATTCATTCAACGTTTTGAGATGTCCTCTTAGTTGATCTTTAATTCAGTTCTACTAATCATTCCAGGATACAGTCATAAAGATACTTGATACTCTGTACCGTGACCGAGATTATGCAAGGTTTTTTGTACTGGAAACCATTGCAAGGGTTCCTTACTTTGGTGAGTGCTACACTTTGTTTAGTAATAAATTTCTGCAGTTCTGTAAGCGGGTATTTGTAAAGATATGTGAATAACTTCAAACAATAGGAATATAAGCCTTCAAATGCTTGAGGAGCCGTTACCAATACATTGCCAATCGTTCATGCCCTCGCATACAGCACAATTGGCCCAATatcttgtattataaatatgctTCATCTGAAATATTAATTCGGATGTTGATCATGGAAAGGCATGGCCATTAGTTCCTCTTATTTTTCTCTGCAAATGTGCATTTTACCTGCTGCTGCTAAGAATATGTTCTTGTGTAATCGTTTTCCTAATATATTATTGTGATTCTCAGTtgtgatttttaatttgtgtCTGTGTGTTATTTTGTGGCAGCCTTTATGTCTGTTTTGCACATGTATGAGAGTTTTGGCTGGTGGAGAAGAGCAGATTATCTGAAAGTGCATTTTGCTGAGAGCTGGAATGAGATGCACCACTTGCTTATCATGGAAGtgagtatttttattttttgctctCTCGCCAATGATTCCTTACATTGTTGGAGATTCcacaataaaagaaatttagatAACTAGCATCAACAAAGTAAGCCTGCAGAAGGAGACTAGAGTGAATTGAGGAGAGATAACAAAATAGATAGAAGAAAACTTGTATGACATGTGGTGAAGGCTTTTTCAAATGATGATGTTCTGGCTCAAAGGCACTCATGTAAAAACTTTGTGTAGATTATGGTAGCTTCATCTGTTTACATCTGGCTTCCCTTCTGTGCACATAGAGGTCCACATGGTTTGCTTGATTTAATAATAGCATATGGATACAATTGCAGGAATTGGGGGGAAATGCTTGGTGGTTTGACCGCTTTCTTGCTCAGCATATTGCGATcttctattattttatgaCGGCCTTTATGTATATAATAAGCCCAAGAATGGCATGTAAGTATGAGTATCTGGTTTTTAATGTACTATAATTTCCTGGGTTTGTCGCTCTTGCGTCTGGGCATCCCTGTTGGTGCATTTGTCCTTGGTGGTTGCAAACTTGCAAGAACTCTCCATCTAAACCAAAATTAAACCTTTTAGTACCAAGTATGCAGGCAAACTTGTTGAAATTTGATAATGTTTGCGTAGTTTCTAGGATATTTTCCActctattttctgtttaagTTCTACAGAATGCTGAATTAGCCTGCATGCTTGCAGTAATGtgtttttatgtatttagtttGATGACTACTGCAGATCACTTCTCTGAATGTGTAGAGGGCCATGCATTTTCAACTTACGACAAGTTTATCAAGGCCAGAGGAGGTATGGTTTAGATCACTTCTCTATATGTTTGTGCTCATATAAAGGTGTTTGTTGGATCACATCAAATTACACTAACTTCTAAGCATGCAAAGTCGAAGAGATGATCTTGTATCATCcgatcaattgtaaagtgcactGCCTTCTGCTTACCTCAAATGCATATTCACTTATTCTGACGTGGTCTTTTCTTCTGTTGTAGAGGATTTGAAAAAGTTGCCTCCTCCTGAGGTTGCTGTAAAATACTACACTAGCGGTGACTTGTACttatttggtaagtttttctgtttttcaatCTTTGTTTCTGTGTCCTGAAATGCTGTAATCCTAGATTTAACAATCCCCCCAAATTTCATCCAGATGAATTTCAAACTTCCAGAGCTCCCAATTCTCGAAGGCCAAAAATAGGTAACTTTCAGACTCTGATTTTAATTCTGCCAGTTAGTAGATGATCATGCTAGGAGTTAGCTCACTTgtcaaactttgttttagaTTATGATCTCTCTCCTATACGAAATAAACTTGTGTGGGATGGACAAATTTCGCTTCTCACATAGTATGGGTGTGGGGCCTATAGAAGTTTGTGGGTCCCACCTACACCATTCCACAGGACTCAGATTTTTGGGCCAACTAACCTTGGTGTCTTGTAACACCAACTGAATGAGTTAAAGAATAAGAGTAGGCATATTGTgatcggttttttttttttgcacagAGAATTTGTACGACGTGTTTCTGAACATAAGAGATGACGAAGCTGAACACTGTAAGACGATGAAGGCTTGCCAGACTCACGGGAACCTGTGGTCTCCTCATTCCcgtgcagaagaagaagatgacgcCCCGTGCATCATTCCTCAAACAGACTGTGAAGGTATTGTAGATTGTATAACAAAATCCGTGACAACAAAGCCAGAAAATTGATCATATAAGACACAAGAGGGGACGAGGAAATTAGGTAGAAGTAGTGAATGGTATAAGAAATTTGTTTGTATACACAAGAATGTATAGATCCAAAAGAAGCATTTGGTTATCCAATGAAGGTTGCTTTTCTAGTTTCCATTGGGGAGAAGGCTTCAAGGCGTGGTGGTTTCacatttttccaatttttggaCATGTTTTGTGGGACTATTAGCTTAGCTAGCATTAATATGTGGTGGCACCCCACCTACCCTAGCATATCTTCTTTTTGGTCTACTCGTCGTGACTGAGTGACATTGACAATGCCTGCCCATACTGCTATCTTCTTGCGTTGTTCCAGTGTCGCAAACCGCCTGTATTTAAAAACCCTAGAAAATATCAACAACACTTATCAGTGAGTTTGTGTTCCACCGGCATTTATGCtaagaaaagaagatgaacTCTCGTTTTAATTGCATTATGTTTATGTACCTATCTTTATCATCTTATCTTTAAAGAGCAACATAATTCaaccagaaaaataaagacaTAAATAAACCAGATACCCAGCCTCACCAATAAAAAAGAACCATTTacccaaaattgaaaaaaaaaaattgtacatAGAAATCAAAAGCAGGTGAATTTAGAATTACATCTTGTTATAAGCCATCTCATATGTGATGTGATGTGATGTTATCATACTCATAGTTATCTTCAATGGCGGACCCATGAATTTTTATAGGAGTAggctaaataatttttttcatagaggagatatattataagccctttttcttttgaaacaaaaatgtaaataaaatttttataaatcaaacaaagtCACATTGCAAGCAAATATAACACAAAGaagtacaaaatataaataaaatccacgttttttgaagaatgaataaatagtttttcctctctttaccagtctattatcatcatgtgACATGAGATCCTAATAAGAAATACTAGACaccaaaaatcatatatgctaattaataattcaagttgtaaaaataaaacatatatcaacaatctccaaaagttttcactcaaaccctaaatcataaaaacttaacaacaacaattaaaattggaaattgaatacatataaaaagagaaaaccttACCAAGATTGATGAAGAACCCACTGAAGATAGGTTTGTACAATTTTTCAGAGGAGGAGAGCTATTTCCTCTAGGCTCTCAAGGTTCAAATATGACGTTTTGGTGGctagaagaaatttttttatgtttgctcTCTGTGGGAGTAGCATAATATCTGTACGATTAGAATAGCTCAAGTTGGTACAACATTAGCGTGAGTTTTGcttctaatcaaatttatataggtTTGGATTGATGTTTATTATTTCCTATATGCTTTTGGAGGAGTGAgcttattttaaatagaaagcTAAGCTATTATTTACTTTACTTATATTGAGttattattagtttattatattagcgataaaaaaaagaaaaacaatgcaTGTATGGctaaatatttattggagtGGAGATAaacttattaaatttaaactatatttaatattttagaaaTCTTCCCCTAGGCTGGATTAGTTACCTTTACCTCTCGCGGAATCAGTCGGACCATGTAGCGGATTGTTGATATGTAGTCGATAATGTCTCATACTATTATTGCCAACAAAACATATACATTATCGCCAACAAAATGTACATGCACAAAGAATTCTCTGCTTTGGGGATACGTCTAAAATCTCTCAAACGTGTCCTAACATAAAATCTGTCAATGTGTGTTAAACATGAAGGCAAGCTAAATTATTATCGTCTTTATTCCATTTTCCATGTGCACGAATCATTCGTTTTCctgtttttattaataacctgTAATTGCAGCTGCACTGCACCAGCTTTGGTACGTCGTGTTCAATACTCGTCGTCCCACccacctaattttttttaaaaaaacaaaaaaacatagatCACCCGCCTAACGTTACGTGGGCCGCTATTGCCCTCACAACAAAGTCTTCAAATCAATGCTCTCGAAGTTACTACACACAGAGAGACTAGAAGACCTAAAGTAGAAAAGACACAGccttcttttcatttcctttcctttattttctaatttcctctcttcctttggttacttttctaatttctctctccttttctcgCTCACCACAAATTCACAAATTCACAAATTCCATTTATATTTGCAATGGAAGACAGCTCAATGGGCGGTGCGCTAGTCCCCACCGTGAAAGGATGTGAACACTTACCAGGCTCCGCCACCGAAACGGCGTCGGAGGAGCCGGACAAGGACATTATGTGCCCGATATGCATGCAGATCATCAAAGACGCCTTCCTCACGGCTTGTGGCCACAGTTTCTGCTACATCTGCATTCTCACTCACCTCCGCATCAAGAGTGATTGCCCTTGCTGCGCTCACTCTCTCACCACAGACCTCATTTTCCCCAATTTCTTGCTCGACAAGgttccttcttttctctcttcgcCTTTCCATTTCGATGTGTTTGGTTGACACtgtcaagaaagaaagtaaCATCATATTGGAATTTGCAGTTGCTGAAAAATGCTTTGGCTTCTCGAATGGCGAAGACTGCATCTCCATTTGAACAACTTCGTCGGGGACTGCACCAGGTCAGTAGCCATTTTTGtcataattaaatcaaaacttgtttatttttcttcttcattcacaTGAGTTTGATTAGTTAATAATTTGATCGTATTTACTTGTACGACTTGTAATTTGCAATCTTAGACAGGGTTGCGAGATGTCGATTAAAGAGCTGGACGGACTGTTGTCTCTCCttgaagagaagaagagaaaaatggagCAGCAAGAATCTGAGATGAGCATGGAGATGATGCTTGGCTTCTTACATTGCCTGAAAAACCAAAAGTTTGAAGAGCTCAATGAGGtccaaattaatatatatgtataaattttctttttcgcattcttttgttttggctCTGTACTTTGATTATGATACTCTGTTTTCCTCTGCAGATAAAGGCCGATCTTCGGTACATCAAGGAGGACATAACTGCGGTTGAGAGACGGAGGCTAGAGCTGTGCAGCTGGGAACAAGAGAGCTCCATAAAGCTGAAAATGCTTGCTCCTGGTGATCAGCAGCAGCACAGCAATGGCATTGTCTGTAGCACGCAACACGTGCAAGCTCGGATGAGTTGTAATGATTTACAGAACAAAAGATCTGATGTAAAGGCTCAAGCAATCTCCAAGGCACTCCAACTAAATAATGATTATGGCAGCAGCTCTGATATGCAGTGTGTGACAACACCAGGTGTAGCATCACTAGCAAGAAAAAGGCGAGTCCATTCACAGGTTAGTGATCCTGCAAATTGATCTGAGGAGGCTACCAACAAAACTTCCCAGATTCTGAACTATTGGACTTCTATTTTACCTTGCAACAGTTCAATCACCTACAAGAGTGCTACTTGCAAAAGCGACGAAATTGGTACAGACAGGAAGAAAGGGGCGCAAACACTATGAATATAGAAGGTTATAATCCAGGCCTTGAAGATTTTCAATCTGTGCTTACAAGCTTTACACAATACAGGTACAAACTTCTCAAGTATCAATTTCAAGTTTCTACTAGGAAATCCTATCCTGTTATAGTTACTAATGCAATTTTTGGTTGCTTGAAACAGTCGAATAAGGGTCATTGCTGAACTGAGGCATGGTGATCTTTTTCACTCTGCCAATATTGTGTCCAGGTGATTTAAAATGTCATCCCTCATGCACTTTTTTCAGGACAAATTGGAAATGGTTCTCAtttcatacaatttttttagccCTTTCATCAGCGATTTGCTACCCTGTAACCATCATTGGTTATACACCTGTAGGCTGTATCTACTAAATTTAGGCAAATTAACATCATGGTCCATAGCTTAGTTAGGTCATTTGGTTACTGCAACATGTGATCTGTGTTTGAAAATTTATCTTTAGCTGATCTTGGTAACGTATTGTGATATTTGAGGTTCCCATTACATTTGTTGCAGTATAGAATTTGATCGTGATGATGAACTGTTTGCTACTGCTGGAGTTTCACGGTGCATaaaagtttttgaattttcctcGGTAAGCATTGGACAGACGCTTTAGTACCTGTATAAAGTCTGTTACTTTTAGTCTTTTATTAAGCAGGAATAATGTTCCAGGGCCGAAGTTGAGCAATGACTCCATATATTGCTTCCAAGTGCTACTGGTGCATCTTTATACTTCTTCAGTGCACTAACCTAGTTGATATCTAAAAGTTGTATGTTGTGGTTAAATATGAAAGGGATGCcatctttgattttttatattactttttGGTAATAGTTGTTTTTCTGCATAAGACAATGCTTTCGCATATATACCTGTCGCTTTTGGGTTGTGCCTGAACACTTCAGTCTCatggaaattttttgtttctttatttgttcGTAGTTAATAAGTTCTATTGTGATTACTTCCAGGTGGTTAATGAACCAGCAGATATCCACTGTCCTATCGTAGAGATATCCACACGATCCAAACTTAGTTGCTTGAGCTGGAATAAGTACACTAAAAGCCATATTGCTAGTAGCGACTATGAGGGGATAGTCAGTGTTTGGGATGTAACTACTCGTCAGGTAgtgaaatattttcttttcattaaaaTAGTGCTAATCTGCACACCTATATTGTCATAATTTTGTCACTGCCTCAACCCATTTGTTCACATCCAGTTATTTAACCAGACTCTTTTCTTACCAGAGTGTGATGGAATATGAGGAGCATGAAAAGCGGGCTTGGAGTGTTGATTTTTCGTCTATTGATCCTTCAATGCTTGTATCCGGAAGTGATGACTGCAAGGTAATTGGACATGAATCTTAGCTCATATCTTAGGGGTTTGTGAGCTGTATCTTGATAAGTGACCTAAAAAGTAACTAGTTGTAGTTATAGGCTTGGAGTATTTGAAGTAGCATCAAGAAGTTTGGCTACCGATGTATAAATAGAAAGTAAGAAATGCATGGCCTTCATGATGCCTGGAAGGCCTATACATAGGGTCtctgtaaaaaaaatgaacGGATCTTTAGCTTATGATTTTGTAAGGaagatttcattttcaatagaAATTCATAATGCGATTATGTTTCTACTTTCCAGAAGCTAAAGTAATTCATATTTTCTGGAAAATCTGTCCACACTGCGACATTTTGATCCTCCTGCCAACCCTATATGAAATTCTCATGTGGGATAATTTTTTCTGGTTGAATTGTTTTCCAACTTCTAGGAAATGATACACTTGCTAGGGATGTATTAGATGGTCTTATGTTTATAAGTGCTCTCAGCATGCATTTTTTATGCTAAACAGGTCAAAATTTGGTGCTCAAAGCAAGAAGAAAGTGTTCTTAATATCGACATGAAGGCAAATATTTGTTCTGTCAAGTATAATCCTGGATCCAGCTTTTTTGTGGCAGTATGTCTCTGTTCTTAAGATTAAAATGAGAACATAGCTTGCTTAATTCTCCTATCCAGAAGAACGCAAAAATTTTATACGTTCACTGTAGATTCCTTTTTTTCATGCCAATTAGTGATTAAACAAAACTAGTATATGTATAGCCTTTCCCTGAGCCCAATGTGATTGAAAACATATCATTTAATCAAATTAGGACACAGAGCTTGGTATAATCCACTTGGTAATTTTGCAGGTTGGCTCTGCAGATCATCACATTCATTATTATGACTTGAGAAATATCAGCCAACCACTGCATGTCTTTAGTGGGCATAGGAAAGCTGTTTCATATGTGAAATTCTTGTCTAACAATGAACTTGCTTCTGCATCCACTGACAGCACATTGCGATTGTGGGATGTAAAGGAAAACTTGCCTGTGAGTCATCTTGCTTATGGGACTTTTGATTTCTAATTTCCAAACGGAGTTTGAGCTAATTCTTTGTTTTCACATTGACAGTTGTGCACATATAGAGGCCATATGAATGAGAAGAATTTTGTGGGTCTCTCAGTAAATAACGAATATATTGCTTGCGGCAGCGAGACAAATGAAGTGTTCGTTTACCATAAGGTTAAGTTgacaaacaagaaaatgatGTGGTAGCTAAGTTGACATGCCAAAATTGAACCCCCCAAAAATTACAATGTTTACATTGTATATAGGTACTTGGCACCAACAGTAGTTGATTCAGTTTTGGTGTCTACTTGCAGGCAATCTCAAAACCTATGGCTTGGCATGGCTCTTCAGATTTAGGCGAGAATGACGACGACAGAGGATCATTCTTTATCAGTGCTGTATGTTGGAAGAGGGATAGCCCAATGCTATTGACTGCAAACAGTCGAGGAACAATTAAAGTGCTTCTACTTGCAGCCTGAGACTATCGGTAATCAAgtaaaaatttcttttaaggTATCGCCAACACAaag belongs to Prunus persica cultivar Lovell chromosome G4, Prunus_persica_NCBIv2, whole genome shotgun sequence and includes:
- the LOC18781255 gene encoding ubiquinol oxidase 4, chloroplastic/chromoplastic; this encodes MAAATLSSTVFAISTSCSSSSLKARNFKNLACSTFCSQNRIPYNPISARPSISRIRATILQEDEEKVIVEESFEFKASSPSDEVKSSSGGPSESSSSSTFEGWVIKCEQTINIFLTDTVIKILDTLYRDRDYARFFVLETIARVPYFAFMSVLHMYESFGWWRRADYLKVHFAESWNEMHHLLIMEELGGNAWWFDRFLAQHIAIFYYFMTAFMYIISPRMAYHFSECVEGHAFSTYDKFIKARGEDLKKLPPPEVAVKYYTSGDLYLFDEFQTSRAPNSRRPKIENLYDVFLNIRDDEAEHCKTMKACQTHGNLWSPHSRAEEEDDAPCIIPQTDCEGIVDCITKSVTTKPEN
- the LOC18778296 gene encoding E3 ubiquitin-protein ligase COP1 isoform X1, whose amino-acid sequence is MEDSSMGGALVPTVKGCEHLPGSATETASEEPDKDIMCPICMQIIKDAFLTACGHSFCYICILTHLRIKSDCPCCAHSLTTDLIFPNFLLDKLLKNALASRMAKTASPFEQLRRGLHQGCEMSIKELDGLLSLLEEKKRKMEQQESEMSMEMMLGFLHCLKNQKFEELNEIKADLRYIKEDITAVERRRLELCSWEQESSIKLKMLAPGDQQQHSNGIVCSTQHVQARMSCNDLQNKRSDVKAQAISKALQLNNDYGSSSDMQCVTTPGVASLARKRRVHSQFNHLQECYLQKRRNWYRQEERGANTMNIEGYNPGLEDFQSVLTSFTQYSRIRVIAELRHGDLFHSANIVSSIEFDRDDELFATAGVSRCIKVFEFSSVVNEPADIHCPIVEISTRSKLSCLSWNKYTKSHIASSDYEGIVSVWDVTTRQSVMEYEEHEKRAWSVDFSSIDPSMLVSGSDDCKVKIWCSKQEESVLNIDMKANICSVKYNPGSSFFVAVGSADHHIHYYDLRNISQPLHVFSGHRKAVSYVKFLSNNELASASTDSTLRLWDVKENLPLCTYRGHMNEKNFVGLSVNNEYIACGSETNEVFVYHKAISKPMAWHGSSDLGENDDDRGSFFISAVCWKRDSPMLLTANSRGTIKVLLLAA
- the LOC18778296 gene encoding E3 ubiquitin-protein ligase COP1 isoform X2; the encoded protein is MLWLLEWRRLHLHLNNFVGDCTRQGCEMSIKELDGLLSLLEEKKRKMEQQESEMSMEMMLGFLHCLKNQKFEELNEIKADLRYIKEDITAVERRRLELCSWEQESSIKLKMLAPGDQQQHSNGIVCSTQHVQARMSCNDLQNKRSDVKAQAISKALQLNNDYGSSSDMQCVTTPGVASLARKRRVHSQFNHLQECYLQKRRNWYRQEERGANTMNIEGYNPGLEDFQSVLTSFTQYSRIRVIAELRHGDLFHSANIVSSIEFDRDDELFATAGVSRCIKVFEFSSVVNEPADIHCPIVEISTRSKLSCLSWNKYTKSHIASSDYEGIVSVWDVTTRQSVMEYEEHEKRAWSVDFSSIDPSMLVSGSDDCKVKIWCSKQEESVLNIDMKANICSVKYNPGSSFFVAVGSADHHIHYYDLRNISQPLHVFSGHRKAVSYVKFLSNNELASASTDSTLRLWDVKENLPLCTYRGHMNEKNFVGLSVNNEYIACGSETNEVFVYHKAISKPMAWHGSSDLGENDDDRGSFFISAVCWKRDSPMLLTANSRGTIKVLLLAA